From one Bactrocera dorsalis isolate Fly_Bdor unplaced genomic scaffold, ASM2337382v1 BdCtg328, whole genome shotgun sequence genomic stretch:
- the LOC105233731 gene encoding phosphoglycerate mutase 2, with protein MALRLSTVFGKFGIPFKRQFSTAVGFSYAYKPWNRNYPTQTPTNVRQSHEPSKKCGKYKIVMVRHGESEWNKSNQFCGWYDSALSEKGLAEAKAAAKALKEAGYKFDIAHTSLLCRAIITLDIILKEIGQTDIPICKTWRLNERHYGNLIGLNKAETAAKYGEKQVQIWRRSFATPPPPMEKNHPYYDNIVNDERYKDGPKKEEFPMFESLKLTIERTLPYWNETIVPQIKEGKLIIISAHGNSLRGIVKHLDNLSEDQIMALNLPTGIPFIYELDECMRPVVSMKFLGDEETVRKAMEAVAAQGKAK; from the exons ATGGCATTACGGCTATCTACCGTCTTTGGTAAATTTGGAATACCTTTCAAGAGGCAATTTAGCACCGCCGTTGGTTTCTCATATGCCTATAAGCCATGGAATCGAAACTATCCCACACAAACGCCAACAAATGTGCGTCAATCACATGAACCGAGTAAAAAGTGTGGAAAGTATAAAATTGTGATGGTCCGTCATGGAGAATCGGAGTGGAACAAAAGCAATCAGTTTTGTGGTTGGTATGACAGTGCGCTTAGTGAAAAGGGCTTAGCAGAGGCAAAAGCTGCAGCAAAAGCTTTAAAAGAAGCGGGCTATAAATTTGATATAGCTCACACCTCGTTACTTTGTAGAGCTATCATCACACTAGACATAATATTGAAAGAAATTGGTCAAACAGATATACCCATTTGTAAAACATGGCGTCTGAATGAGCGTCATTATGGTAATCTCATTGGGTTAAATAAAGCCGAAACGGCTGCCAAATATGGCGAAAAGCAAGTACAAATTTGGCGCAGAAGCTTTGCTACGCCTCCTCCGCCCATGGAAAAGAATCATCCGTACTACGATAATATTGTTAACGATGAACGTTATAAAGATGGACCTAAAAAAGAGGAGTTTCCCATGTTTGAATCACTGAAATTGACAATAGAGCGCACGCTACCCTATTGGAATGAAACAATAGTACCGCAAATAAAGGAAGGCAAACTGATTATTATTTCGGCACATGGAAATAGTCTGAGGGGCATTGTTAAGCATTTAGACA ATCTATCCGAAGATCAGATAATGGCACTTAATTTACCCACTGGAATACCGTTTATTTATGAATTGGATGAATGCATGAGACCAGTTGTGTCTATGAAATTTTTGGGCGACGAAGAAACTGTCCGAAAAGCAATGGAAGCTGTTGCTGCGCAAGGAAAGGCCAAATAG